In Clostridiisalibacter paucivorans DSM 22131, one DNA window encodes the following:
- a CDS encoding DUF6809 family protein: protein MKSVIERLFYGEIDSFESFRWTDEYKMVTKEFTTKEEELIKLLSEADREIYDKLMDVKLHCFVVEAKIHFSYGLKLGFKLANEILEKKKV from the coding sequence ATGAAATCAGTAATAGAACGATTATTTTATGGAGAAATTGATTCATTTGAGAGTTTTAGATGGACAGATGAATATAAGATGGTTACCAAGGAATTTACTACTAAGGAAGAAGAATTAATAAAATTATTAAGTGAAGCTGATCGTGAAATATATGATAAGCTAATGGATGTAAAATTGCATTGTTTTGTAGTTGAAGCAAAAATACATTTTTCATATGGGTTAAAATTAGGTTTTAAACTTGCTAATGAGATTTTGGAAAAGAAAAAGGTCTAG